In bacterium, a genomic segment contains:
- a CDS encoding S8 family serine peptidase — MKRTWFVMLLVGLLANLAVADKIKIEKLDDLPRHTYKIDKKIVDFLKDEAAMKALAAEVKADILADLEKYEITDKSTLQGMYANLGTVAMIEGDWQRYLELVNLRIELEDKEAAKHTTAMIGRAIARTQLKGQENYDKNLDAELRSMLANMPYEVVEANVKAMKGGAEMASEAVVIGGLEASLQPTLDKSNGEMTQDNAMSVLSPHFALNFYIPKKEIFIAALSDYISAHAVQKPDIWAERDVEFSKGENYKPVVLAVWDSGVDYNIFDPLGQMWKNEKEIPGNNKDDDKNGFVDDVHGIAFDLHSNKETSLLYPIGKENLGNEDQMRRWMKGLGDVQSAIESEEAAEIKKHIASLKQDEVQPFIEAISLYGNYCHGTHVAGIAAAGNPYCRILGARLTFDHRMIPETPTIEQATKDAAALVETIEYFKKNGVRAVNMSWGGSLKGIEDALEANNAGGTVEERKALARKIYTIGDTAFKNAIMNAPNILFITSAGNSNLDNAFAEFYPSSYDLPNIISIGAVDQAGEETSFTSFGKVDVYGNGFEVMSYVPGGTQMKLNGTSMSSPQVLNLAGKLLTLRPDLTPQQLRELIINGADERKAGDRTVKLINPKKSIELLKNS; from the coding sequence ATGAAACGCACATGGTTTGTCATGCTGCTGGTCGGTCTACTCGCCAATTTGGCCGTTGCCGACAAGATTAAGATTGAGAAGCTCGACGATTTGCCGCGGCACACCTACAAGATTGACAAGAAGATTGTTGATTTCCTGAAGGACGAAGCGGCGATGAAGGCGTTGGCCGCCGAAGTGAAGGCGGACATTCTGGCCGACTTGGAAAAGTACGAAATCACGGACAAGTCCACGCTGCAAGGCATGTACGCCAATCTCGGCACAGTCGCGATGATAGAAGGCGACTGGCAGCGTTATCTGGAGTTGGTGAATCTTCGCATCGAGCTTGAAGACAAAGAGGCCGCGAAACACACGACGGCGATGATTGGCCGCGCAATTGCCAGAACGCAATTGAAGGGGCAGGAGAACTACGACAAGAATCTCGACGCGGAACTGCGCTCGATGCTTGCCAACATGCCTTACGAAGTCGTGGAAGCGAATGTGAAGGCAATGAAGGGCGGCGCGGAGATGGCGTCGGAAGCGGTGGTTATCGGCGGACTTGAGGCATCGCTTCAGCCGACGCTTGACAAGTCGAACGGTGAAATGACACAGGACAACGCGATGTCGGTTCTCTCTCCGCATTTCGCGCTGAACTTCTACATTCCGAAGAAGGAAATTTTCATCGCGGCGCTGTCGGACTATATCAGCGCACACGCGGTGCAGAAGCCGGACATTTGGGCGGAGCGCGATGTTGAGTTCAGCAAGGGCGAGAACTACAAGCCGGTTGTTCTGGCGGTTTGGGACTCGGGTGTTGATTACAACATTTTCGATCCGCTGGGACAGATGTGGAAGAACGAGAAGGAGATTCCGGGCAACAACAAGGACGACGACAAAAACGGATTCGTTGACGATGTTCACGGGATCGCCTTTGATTTGCACTCGAACAAGGAGACTTCACTTCTGTATCCGATCGGCAAGGAGAATCTGGGCAACGAAGATCAGATGCGCCGCTGGATGAAAGGCCTGGGCGACGTGCAGTCTGCGATTGAGAGCGAGGAAGCGGCAGAGATCAAGAAGCACATCGCGAGTTTGAAGCAGGATGAAGTTCAACCGTTTATAGAAGCCATCAGTTTGTACGGGAACTATTGCCACGGCACGCACGTGGCGGGTATCGCGGCGGCGGGCAATCCGTATTGCCGGATTCTCGGCGCCCGTTTGACGTTCGACCATCGCATGATTCCGGAGACGCCGACGATTGAGCAAGCGACGAAGGATGCCGCGGCGTTGGTGGAGACGATTGAGTATTTCAAGAAGAACGGCGTGCGCGCGGTGAACATGAGCTGGGGCGGTTCGCTGAAAGGCATTGAAGACGCTCTGGAAGCGAACAATGCGGGCGGCACCGTGGAAGAGCGGAAAGCGCTGGCTCGTAAAATCTATACGATTGGCGACACGGCGTTCAAGAACGCCATCATGAACGCGCCGAACATTTTGTTTATCACAAGCGCGGGGAATTCGAATCTTGACAACGCTTTTGCGGAGTTCTATCCGTCGAGCTATGACCTGCCGAACATTATTTCAATTGGCGCGGTGGATCAGGCGGGCGAAGAGACAAGTTTCACGAGCTTCGGCAAAGTGGACGTCTATGGCAATGGCTTTGAAGTGATGAGCTATGTCCCCGGGGGGACGCAAATGAAGTTGAACGGCACGTCGATGAGTTCTCCGCAGGTGCTGAATCTGGCGGGTAAGCTCCTGACACTGCGTCCTGACTTGACTCCGCAGCAGTTGCGCGAGTTGATAATCAACGGCGCGGATGAACGGAAGGCGGGCGACCGGACGGTCAAGCTTATTAATCCGAAGAAATCGATTGAATTGCTGAAGAACAGCTAA
- a CDS encoding aspartate/glutamate racemase family protein translates to MKTLGLIGGTSWHSTVDYYRLINRGVHERLGEVNAARLVMFSLNMQEFKNIIDAGGWKAGENYLVPFAQKLEAFGAEGLVMCANTPHIVADGIRAAVSIPLIHIVEATALVLAQKNVSTVGVLGTTFTMEQPFYRDMLEKHGIKMIVPEPEDRAWINDNIFGELAAGVFRDETKQRYKELMRELGERGAQAVALACTEIPVLIKPEECPIPAFDTIAIHANAAVEWMLG, encoded by the coding sequence ATGAAAACACTCGGTCTTATCGGCGGAACAAGCTGGCACTCGACAGTCGATTACTACAGGCTCATCAACCGCGGCGTTCATGAACGTTTGGGCGAAGTAAACGCTGCGCGCCTGGTCATGTTCTCGCTGAATATGCAGGAGTTCAAAAACATCATTGATGCGGGCGGCTGGAAGGCGGGCGAAAACTATCTTGTTCCCTTTGCTCAGAAGCTCGAAGCATTCGGCGCAGAAGGACTGGTGATGTGCGCCAACACTCCGCACATTGTCGCTGACGGCATTCGCGCCGCTGTCTCCATCCCGTTGATTCATATCGTTGAAGCTACCGCTCTTGTGCTCGCGCAAAAAAACGTCTCGACCGTCGGCGTGCTCGGTACGACGTTTACCATGGAGCAGCCGTTTTACAGAGACATGCTGGAAAAGCACGGTATCAAAATGATCGTGCCTGAACCGGAAGATCGTGCTTGGATTAACGACAATATCTTCGGAGAATTGGCCGCGGGTGTTTTTCGTGACGAAACAAAACAACGCTACAAAGAACTCATGCGCGAACTCGGCGAACGCGGTGCTCAGGCTGTCGCGCTCGCCTGCACAGAGATTCCTGTTCTTATCAAACCGGAAGAGTGTCCGATTCCTGCGTTTGACACCATCGCAATCCACGCCAACGCCGCTGTTGAGTGGATGCTCGGGTAA
- a CDS encoding prohibitin family protein: MQTYRPSPSPKIVLQVFGAILLLILVFRCFTVIPAGHVGVVDFFGKVSDATLKPGVNFRNPLAAIHKFSVKTQEKKEVMVVPSKEGLSVTLEVSALYHLNPETAAEVYKTIGPDYQSIILEPNFRSITRGVTAGYEARALYTSEREVLAQQIKEALEKTVSPRGITIEATPLRQVSLPPNLTASIEAKLQSEQESQRMEFILTKESQEADRKRIEAQGIADFQKIVSQGLSDPFLRWKGIEATEKLATSTNAKVVVVGSGKDGLPIILGNQ, encoded by the coding sequence ATGCAAACCTATCGTCCATCCCCCAGTCCAAAAATTGTACTGCAGGTCTTTGGAGCAATCCTTCTGCTCATTCTCGTGTTCCGCTGTTTCACCGTCATTCCCGCCGGACACGTCGGTGTCGTTGACTTCTTTGGAAAGGTGTCGGATGCAACCCTCAAACCTGGTGTCAACTTCCGGAATCCGCTCGCGGCTATTCACAAATTCTCGGTGAAAACTCAGGAAAAGAAAGAGGTTATGGTCGTGCCCTCCAAAGAGGGTCTGTCCGTCACCTTGGAAGTTTCCGCCTTATATCACCTGAACCCCGAGACCGCTGCCGAGGTGTACAAGACAATTGGACCGGACTACCAGTCCATCATCCTCGAGCCCAATTTCCGCTCGATTACCCGCGGGGTAACAGCTGGCTACGAAGCCCGCGCCTTGTACACATCCGAACGTGAAGTCCTGGCTCAGCAAATCAAGGAAGCGCTTGAAAAGACCGTGTCACCCAGAGGCATCACCATTGAGGCAACCCCGCTGCGGCAAGTCAGCCTGCCTCCGAACCTCACGGCCTCTATCGAAGCCAAGCTGCAATCCGAACAAGAGTCCCAACGGATGGAGTTCATTCTGACCAAAGAATCCCAGGAGGCCGACCGCAAGCGCATCGAGGCTCAGGGAATTGCCGATTTCCAGAAGATTGTGTCCCAGGGTCTTTCTGATCCCTTCCTCCGTTGGAAGGGGATTGAAGCTACTGAAAAACTAGCGACTTCCACAAATGCGAAGGTCGTCGTGGTCGGATCGGGCAAAGACGGGCTACCTATAATCTTAGGCAATCAATAG
- a CDS encoding 2-oxoglutarate dehydrogenase E1 component has protein sequence MADLSFLVNADPGVIDDIYEKYRQEPDNLDQGWRRFFEGFEFARSLNGHAVQQTPEEFEKEFKVINLIAAYRQRGHLFTKTNPVRKRRDYGGKLILENFGLSEKDLDRVFQAGANVGIGPATLREIIKLLDETYCQSVGVEWIYMRDPKVLEWLQDRMESNRNRRHFTLDAKRHTLKMLTQAVVLEKFMHQRFVGQKRFSLEGLETFVPAMDQIVEHGAVLGIRDFVIGMAHRGRLNILTNVLDKDYRHIFNEFEGKQYTDAPFSGDVKYHLGHSVEKTTRAGHQVHLAVMPNPSHLEAINPVVAGVCRAKGDHWHDSDYRRVLPILVHGDSAIAGQGIVYELLQMSQVDAYKTGGSLHIVLNNQVGFTTNYIEARSSTYCTDVCKTTLSPVFHVNGDDVEAVIYTVELALEFRQEFQRDVFIDILGYRKHGHNEGDEPRFTQPVLYKAIAAHPDPMQIYVKKLAEEGTIAEEESKQIEKDFRARLEQDFKTAKDVFETMAPSSMKGRWEGLRFSKPEDFMQSPPTGVELKDLKRIAQAITSLPDDKKFISKVERIFQDRKKMVAEGRFDWAMGELLAYATLCEEGHPVRLSGQDSKRGTFSHRHAMVRVEDSDEEYYPLDHISKKQAKFEIWNSILSEYGVMGYEYGYAMASPNSLTLWEAQFGDFFNGAQIIVDQFVVSAEQKWRRANGLVLLLPHGSEGQGPEHSSARVERFLEMCAGTNVQIVAGTSPANFFHVLRRQLHRPFRTPLIVLTPKSPLRHPLCVSPIEDFGPGKCYQEVLDDTWTAPKDVKKVVLCMGKFYYELIKKQRDANRKDVALVRLEQIYPLPIPQLQTVIARYPKAEFIWAQEEPENQGCWPFLFRKFDLVKLKLISRPEFCAPSVGFPELHDRELAALVERVFES, from the coding sequence ATGGCAGACTTATCATTTTTGGTGAATGCGGATCCGGGTGTGATAGACGATATTTATGAGAAGTATCGTCAGGAGCCGGATAATTTGGATCAAGGCTGGCGGCGCTTCTTTGAGGGCTTCGAGTTCGCGCGCTCGCTGAACGGGCATGCGGTGCAGCAAACTCCCGAGGAGTTTGAAAAGGAATTCAAGGTCATCAACTTGATTGCGGCCTATCGTCAGCGCGGGCATTTGTTCACGAAGACGAACCCGGTGCGCAAGCGGCGAGACTACGGCGGCAAACTGATCCTGGAGAATTTCGGTCTAAGTGAGAAGGACCTTGACCGCGTCTTTCAGGCCGGTGCAAACGTGGGCATCGGACCTGCGACGCTGCGTGAAATTATCAAGCTGCTCGATGAGACATACTGCCAGTCGGTGGGGGTGGAATGGATTTATATGCGCGATCCGAAGGTGCTCGAATGGCTTCAGGACCGCATGGAGAGCAACCGCAACCGGCGCCATTTCACTCTGGATGCGAAGCGCCACACCCTGAAGATGCTGACGCAGGCGGTAGTGCTTGAGAAGTTCATGCACCAGAGGTTCGTTGGTCAAAAGCGATTCTCACTTGAAGGACTTGAGACGTTCGTGCCGGCAATGGATCAGATTGTGGAGCACGGCGCGGTGCTCGGGATTCGCGATTTCGTGATCGGAATGGCGCATCGCGGACGGTTGAATATCCTTACGAACGTTCTTGACAAGGACTATCGTCACATCTTCAATGAATTTGAAGGCAAGCAATACACGGACGCTCCGTTTTCGGGCGACGTGAAGTATCATCTCGGCCATTCGGTAGAGAAAACGACACGCGCCGGACATCAGGTGCACTTGGCTGTGATGCCGAATCCATCCCATTTGGAGGCGATCAATCCCGTCGTGGCCGGCGTGTGTCGCGCAAAGGGCGATCACTGGCATGATTCAGATTACCGCAGAGTGCTGCCGATACTTGTCCACGGTGACTCTGCGATTGCGGGACAGGGGATTGTGTATGAGCTCTTGCAGATGTCGCAAGTGGACGCCTACAAGACGGGAGGTTCGCTGCATATCGTTCTGAATAATCAGGTGGGCTTCACGACGAATTACATTGAGGCACGTTCGAGCACGTACTGCACGGATGTGTGCAAGACGACGCTGTCTCCCGTATTTCACGTGAATGGCGACGACGTGGAAGCGGTGATATACACGGTGGAGCTGGCGCTCGAGTTCAGGCAGGAATTCCAGCGTGACGTATTCATTGACATACTTGGCTATCGCAAGCACGGTCACAATGAGGGAGATGAACCGCGGTTCACTCAACCTGTGTTGTACAAGGCGATTGCCGCACATCCGGACCCGATGCAGATTTATGTGAAGAAGCTTGCTGAAGAGGGGACGATTGCGGAAGAGGAATCGAAGCAGATTGAGAAGGACTTCCGCGCGCGGCTGGAGCAGGATTTCAAGACAGCGAAGGACGTGTTTGAGACCATGGCTCCAAGTTCAATGAAGGGGCGATGGGAGGGTTTGCGATTTTCAAAGCCTGAAGACTTTATGCAGTCACCTCCAACGGGAGTTGAGCTGAAGGACTTGAAGCGAATCGCGCAAGCGATTACCTCTCTTCCCGACGACAAGAAGTTCATCAGCAAAGTGGAACGGATATTCCAGGACCGCAAGAAGATGGTAGCGGAAGGCAGATTCGACTGGGCAATGGGGGAGCTGTTGGCCTACGCGACGCTGTGTGAGGAAGGACATCCGGTGAGATTGTCAGGACAGGATTCGAAGCGCGGGACGTTTTCACACCGACATGCGATGGTGCGCGTCGAGGATTCGGACGAGGAGTATTATCCGCTGGATCACATCAGCAAGAAGCAGGCAAAGTTCGAAATATGGAATTCGATATTGTCCGAGTACGGCGTGATGGGATATGAATACGGTTATGCGATGGCCAGCCCGAATTCGCTGACACTTTGGGAAGCACAGTTCGGGGACTTCTTCAACGGGGCGCAGATTATCGTTGACCAGTTTGTCGTCAGTGCCGAGCAGAAGTGGCGGCGGGCAAACGGCCTGGTGCTGCTGCTGCCGCACGGTTCGGAAGGACAGGGACCGGAGCATTCATCGGCCCGCGTCGAGCGCTTCCTTGAAATGTGCGCAGGAACGAATGTGCAGATTGTCGCAGGTACAAGTCCGGCGAATTTCTTTCACGTCCTGAGACGGCAGCTTCACCGTCCGTTCCGTACTCCGCTGATCGTGCTGACTCCGAAGAGTCCCCTGCGGCATCCGTTGTGCGTCAGTCCCATTGAGGATTTCGGTCCGGGCAAGTGCTATCAAGAGGTTCTTGATGACACATGGACGGCGCCGAAGGACGTCAAGAAGGTGGTGCTTTGCATGGGTAAGTTTTACTACGAACTCATCAAGAAGCAGCGTGACGCAAACCGTAAGGACGTCGCGCTTGTGCGGCTAGAGCAGATATATCCGCTGCCGATACCGCAATTGCAGACCGTCATAGCGCGCTATCCGAAAGCGGAGTTTATATGGGCGCAAGAGGAGCCGGAGAATCAGGGCTGCTGGCCGTTCCTCTTCCGCAAGTTTGATTTGGTGAAGCTGAAACTGATATCGAGGCCGGAATTTTGCGCGCCGTCAGTGGGCTTCCCGGAATTGCATGACCGCGAACTTGCGGCATTGGTGGAAAGAGTTTTTGAATCATAA
- a CDS encoding DoxX family protein, which produces MAIAHGWGKTPPSEKFIEGVAKMGFPMPEVFAWAASLSELVGGILLAIGLATRPAAFFIACTMGVAGFVRHASDPFATAEKAFLFLAIAIAFVFIGGGKYALDRRYA; this is translated from the coding sequence ATGGCCATCGCGCACGGTTGGGGTAAGACGCCGCCTTCGGAGAAATTCATCGAAGGGGTGGCAAAGATGGGATTTCCGATGCCGGAAGTATTCGCGTGGGCAGCAAGCCTCTCGGAATTAGTGGGGGGAATCCTGCTTGCAATCGGCCTGGCCACCCGACCGGCGGCATTTTTCATTGCCTGCACGATGGGAGTGGCCGGTTTTGTTCGCCACGCCAGCGACCCATTTGCGACGGCGGAAAAGGCGTTTCTCTTTTTGGCCATTGCCATCGCCTTTGTGTTTATCGGCGGAGGGAAATACGCGCTGGACAGGAGGTATGCCTAG